The nucleotide window CGCGGATGACCTTGCCGCCGCCGAACTTCACCTCTTCGCCGTAGTCCGGCGCGTTGCCGCCCGCCGCCCGACCGACGGCCTCGGCGGTGAGATCACGCTCGACCTCGATGATCAGGTCGGTGTCGGCAAGGCGCAGCCGGTCCCCGGTGGTGGGGCCGAACATGGCTGCGTAGTCGGCGCGGGAAATGGTTGCTGGCATGGTCTGGTCTTTCCTCGGCTGTCAGAACGGCGCGCCCGCATCCGCCTGCGCATCGAAACGCTTCGCGGAGGGACGGGCCCCTGATAAGGTGAGTGCACCGTAGATTATTTCTTGCAGATCATTCGAGACGTCATTGCGGAGGAGATCATAATGACCACCATCCACGGAGCGGCGGTTGCCGCCATCATTTGCACGGCCACAGTCGGCGCGGCGCGGGCCGAAGCGGATCTTGCGCGGGGCGAATATCTCGTTCGCGGACCGGCCGGCTGCGGCAACTGCCACACGCCGCTCGGCCCGGAGGGTCCGGTTGCCGGGATGGAGCTTGCAGGGCGCCTCGTCGACAAGAACCCGGCCTTTACCGCCGTTGCCCCCAACATCACCCCGGGCGGACGCATTGCCGACTGGAGCGACACCGAGCTTGCCCGCGCCATTCGCGAGGGCATCCGTCCCGACGGATCGATCATCGGTCCGCCGATGCCGTTTGCCATGTATCGCGGGCTTGGCGATGACGACCTCGCCTCGATCGTGGCCTTCCTGCGCACGGTGCCCACGGTCGAGAACGACGTGCCGCCCTCGGAGTACAACATCCCCCTGCCCCCGGCCTACGGCCCCCCGGTCGAGAGCGTGACGCCCCCCGCACCCGGCGTGACGGTGGAATACGGCGCCTACCTCGCGGGCCCCGTTGCGCATTGCATGGAGTGCCATTCGCCCATGGGCGACAAGGGCCCGCTGACAGATCCCGAGAACCTCGGACGCGGCGGCTTCGCCTTCCATGGACCTTGGGGCACTTCGGTCGCGGCGAACCTCACCAGCCATCCCGACGGGCTGGCCGACTACTCCGACGACGAACTGAAGGCGATGATCACGAAGGGCGCACACGCGGACGGCAGCCCGATGATGCCGCCGATGCCCTACGGCTACCTCGCCGGCATGACGCCCGAGGACCTCGACGCGGTCATTCTTTACCTGCGCAGCCTGCCGCCGCTGCCCGATGCCTGAGCAAGAACGACCGTCGCGCGCCTCGGGGCGCGCCGGTCGGTTCATGGGGCAAGGCGGATGCAGGGTCACGGCGATGGTCCGCGCTCAGACCGGAGTCTTGTCGTCGCCGCCATCGCTGGCGGGCGCAGGGGTCTCGGAGGGCTGAGACGCGGCGCGGTGCCGGCGCGACGAGTTGCCCCCGCCGGGCACGGCCCTCAGCGCACGACCGGCACGGGGGCGTGGCTGCGGGCGCGCCGCGCCTGCCAACGCGACGGGTCCGCAGATACCCATGCCGACCGGCACCGGCACGGACATGGGAAGCGCCGGCGCGAGCGGAGCCCGCATGCCCCAGAGCGCACGCTGCTGTGACAGTCCGGCCTCGTAGATCGCCTGTGCCATGCGCATCTGGGCGGCCATGACCTGAACCCCCATCTGCATGGCGGCAAATCCCCAGTAGGTCGGCATCACGAACATCGCGTCATCCTCCTCGTCCCGAGCCTCGACT belongs to Salipiger profundus and includes:
- a CDS encoding c-type cytochrome — encoded protein: MTTIHGAAVAAIICTATVGAARAEADLARGEYLVRGPAGCGNCHTPLGPEGPVAGMELAGRLVDKNPAFTAVAPNITPGGRIADWSDTELARAIREGIRPDGSIIGPPMPFAMYRGLGDDDLASIVAFLRTVPTVENDVPPSEYNIPLPPAYGPPVESVTPPAPGVTVEYGAYLAGPVAHCMECHSPMGDKGPLTDPENLGRGGFAFHGPWGTSVAANLTSHPDGLADYSDDELKAMITKGAHADGSPMMPPMPYGYLAGMTPEDLDAVILYLRSLPPLPDA